One segment of Oscillospiraceae bacterium MB08-C2-2 DNA contains the following:
- a CDS encoding M56 family metallopeptidase, whose amino-acid sequence MLDQFFFKILNMSFTGSIVILFVLLTRLLLKKIPKVFSYALWSVVLFRLICPFSFESVFSLLPTKASPIAQDIVYMQTPKIDTGVAIINSTVNEFLPAATPYASMNPLQFWLFIGSTVWVTGTVFMLSYSLLSLWSLTKKLENAIPYQNSIYLSDQIHTAFVLGVFRPKIYLPYRLSDGQREHILLHEQTHIKRFDHLVKLISFFVLCLHWFNPLVWVAFFASGKDMEMSCDEAVVKKLGNSIKKDYSSSLLTLASGRRMVGGTPLAFGEGDTKGRIKNVLSYKEPAFWVILAAAVAVTGVIVGLISNPKDKNITFVGVNAIILEIDKDTPSMTVEGIDENSVIGNRCIVTWKKDALITLATNSKPTQLSIDDFSVGDSVVLFIDGLQESYPARATASSIQLQPSGAMELVALRPMVMINGALYLDTGKESPLGAAHQVDGTIKTSVSPNKKPAEHEQSNFGFVGSEYVLGSDFVQVKIDGKWIVFEAEVSSTEDSVNALPARQDELTFFVKPDEPPQVIGETAAIIWLKSYMEESTPPVERIEDYNINAVTVISGTPKSGQNREDMSYHYVVRINYDITTASEEYFAPGDGVAGKGTFKGLFRELCVKDLGSGNFAIISAGTGGGESEFAQLS is encoded by the coding sequence ATGCTGGACCAGTTTTTTTTTAAAATACTCAACATGAGTTTTACAGGCAGCATTGTCATCCTTTTTGTACTGCTGACACGGCTACTGCTCAAAAAGATTCCAAAAGTATTCTCCTATGCCCTATGGTCAGTTGTGCTGTTTCGGCTTATCTGTCCATTTTCCTTTGAGAGCGTGTTCAGCTTGCTGCCCACCAAAGCAAGCCCGATTGCGCAGGATATTGTCTATATGCAAACGCCCAAGATTGATACAGGGGTTGCCATAATCAACAGCACTGTCAATGAGTTTCTTCCAGCTGCCACTCCCTACGCAAGCATGAACCCGCTACAGTTTTGGCTGTTTATCGGCAGCACGGTCTGGGTGACGGGAACTGTTTTTATGCTCAGCTATAGTCTTCTATCGCTGTGGTCACTCACAAAGAAGCTGGAAAACGCGATTCCCTATCAGAATAGTATTTATCTATCTGATCAAATCCACACCGCTTTTGTCCTTGGTGTTTTTCGACCCAAAATTTATCTCCCGTATCGCTTGAGCGATGGGCAACGTGAGCATATCCTGCTTCACGAACAGACACACATCAAGCGTTTTGACCATCTGGTAAAGCTGATAAGCTTTTTTGTCCTCTGCCTGCACTGGTTTAATCCGCTTGTTTGGGTTGCCTTTTTTGCAAGTGGCAAGGATATGGAAATGTCCTGTGATGAGGCTGTGGTGAAAAAGCTGGGAAACAGCATCAAAAAGGACTACTCTTCCTCTCTACTAACCCTTGCCTCCGGCAGACGTATGGTGGGTGGCACACCCCTTGCTTTTGGCGAGGGTGATACCAAGGGGCGCATTAAAAATGTGCTAAGCTATAAAGAACCTGCGTTTTGGGTGATTTTAGCGGCGGCGGTAGCTGTAACAGGCGTAATTGTGGGGTTAATCTCAAACCCTAAAGATAAGAATATCACTTTTGTAGGTGTCAATGCTATTATTCTTGAAATAGACAAGGATACTCCAAGCATGACTGTCGAGGGTATTGATGAAAACAGCGTGATTGGCAACAGGTGCATTGTAACCTGGAAAAAAGATGCACTGATTACCCTTGCCACAAACAGTAAACCAACACAGCTTTCCATTGATGATTTTTCAGTTGGAGATTCTGTTGTCCTGTTTATTGATGGGTTACAAGAATCTTATCCCGCAAGGGCTACCGCCAGCAGCATCCAGCTTCAGCCAAGCGGGGCGATGGAGCTTGTTGCTTTGCGCCCTATGGTCATGATAAACGGGGCCTTGTATTTGGATACCGGCAAGGAAAGCCCACTGGGAGCCGCTCATCAAGTGGACGGCACCATCAAAACCAGTGTTTCTCCAAACAAAAAGCCCGCAGAGCACGAACAATCAAACTTTGGATTTGTTGGCAGTGAGTATGTGCTTGGTAGTGATTTTGTTCAAGTGAAAATAGATGGAAAATGGATTGTTTTTGAAGCAGAAGTTTCTTCTACAGAAGATTCCGTAAATGCACTGCCTGCCCGGCAAGATGAACTTACCTTTTTCGTCAAGCCCGATGAGCCACCACAGGTGATTGGCGAAACGGCTGCCATCATTTGGCTGAAATCCTACATGGAAGAAAGCACGCCACCTGTGGAGCGAATTGAAGATTATAATATTAACGCGGTAACTGTTATTTCCGGAACACCAAAGTCCGGGCAAAATCGGGAAGACATGAGCTACCATTATGTTGTTCGCATAAACTACGATATTACCACCGCTTCCGAAGAGTATTTTGCTCCCGGTGACGGCGTTGCCGGTAAAGGTACATTTAAAGGCCTGTTTCGGGAATTGTGCGTAAAGGATCTGGGCAGCGGTAATTTTGCTATTATCAGTGCTGGCACTGGTGGCGGAGAAAGTGAGTTTGCGCAGTTGTCATAG
- the tnpA gene encoding IS200/IS605 family transposase — protein sequence MVFAPKYRRKIFYGNMRAEKGKILRELCTWKQVNIVEAEVCADHIHMLVEIPPKMSVSSFVGFLKGKSSLMIHERHGNLKYKYGNRSFWCRGYYVDTAGKNAKKIAEYIQNQLEEDQLYDQITLKEYENPFTGSK from the coding sequence ATAGTTTTTGCGCCCAAGTATCGTAGAAAGATCTTTTATGGAAATATGAGAGCAGAAAAAGGGAAGATACTGCGAGAACTATGCACATGGAAACAAGTAAACATAGTAGAAGCAGAGGTATGCGCTGACCATATTCATATGCTTGTGGAAATCCCCCCGAAAATGAGCGTATCAAGTTTCGTAGGATTTCTCAAAGGAAAGAGCAGCTTGATGATACACGAAAGACATGGAAATCTCAAATATAAATATGGGAATCGCAGTTTTTGGTGTAGAGGATACTACGTGGATACAGCAGGAAAAAATGCGAAGAAGATAGCGGAGTATATCCAAAACCAATTGGAAGAAGATCAACTTTACGATCAAATCACGCTCAAAGAGTACGAAAACCCGTTTACGGGTAGCAAGTAA
- a CDS encoding ankyrin repeat domain-containing protein, which translates to MKKLFVAIRQNDLIEVQRILEKNPGLVNCVAKSPPKSDDGQSPLQVAIKRGGGFGDTKIISYLLDMGADVNFIEDDKGLRPQEIVCFPVLMDMVRAVYSQATLHSYKYSPEETRSKTKKFIELFAYMLQLGADPNKMDNRLRPVWTVAICEGYKNSDEAEYQIFLADVTTQLMDLMITHGANIYRFSGSFPKEDLRYTHLYPFVLRTQILVNNLVFNRELTHGFSAEDEVNTDRPWIEFMKPYYAKDNPYYGAIVSEERKAFINGCDYLL; encoded by the coding sequence ATGAAAAAACTATTTGTTGCTATTCGGCAAAATGATTTGATAGAAGTACAACGTATTTTAGAGAAGAATCCTGGACTTGTGAATTGTGTTGCAAAATCACCGCCTAAATCCGATGATGGACAATCCCCTTTACAAGTTGCAATTAAGCGCGGTGGTGGTTTTGGCGATACAAAAATTATTTCTTATTTGCTGGATATGGGTGCAGATGTTAATTTTATAGAAGATGACAAAGGGCTGAGGCCTCAAGAAATCGTCTGCTTCCCGGTTTTAATGGACATGGTTCGTGCTGTGTATTCCCAAGCAACTCTGCATTCATATAAATATTCCCCAGAAGAAACACGAAGTAAGACCAAAAAATTTATTGAACTTTTTGCATATATGCTACAACTTGGAGCCGACCCCAATAAGATGGATAATCGGTTACGTCCTGTGTGGACAGTTGCCATTTGTGAGGGATACAAGAATAGTGATGAAGCTGAATATCAAATTTTTTTGGCCGATGTCACAACGCAACTTATGGATTTGATGATTACCCATGGTGCAAACATTTATAGATTCTCAGGTTCTTTTCCTAAAGAGGATTTGAGATATACACATTTATATCCTTTTGTTCTCCGCACTCAAATATTGGTTAACAATTTAGTTTTCAATCGTGAACTAACACACGGTTTTTCCGCCGAAGACGAGGTAAATACTGATCGGCCATGGATTGAGTTTATGAAGCCATATTATGCTAAAGATAATCCGTACTATGGTGCAATTGTCTCAGAGGAGCGCAAAGCATTTATTAACGGTTGCGACTATTTGTTATAA
- a CDS encoding helix-turn-helix transcriptional regulator: MNVALTIQERLKDLRVERSLTLEQLEQRTGISKSALGNYETEDYKDISHTSIVTLAKFYGVSADYLLGLTESKNHPNADLAELHLSDGMIELLKSGNINTRLLCEMAGHKDFVKLLAYIEIYVDGIASMQVQNLNAYVNLARDTIEKKYRPGKHDRHIRILNATHINEDEYFRHTVHDDMDGIIKDIKETHRQDSTSAPETDFVRELKQDMEFVSSIEGSAQKKQAALYCRRLGIDYTKLTDVEFEVMMRVLQKSKHLKSTGKKKGRKKRK, encoded by the coding sequence ATGAATGTGGCCTTGACGATACAGGAGCGGTTAAAGGATTTGCGGGTGGAACGGAGCCTGACGCTGGAACAGTTGGAACAGCGGACAGGCATTTCAAAATCTGCTTTGGGCAACTATGAAACAGAAGATTACAAGGACATTAGCCACACCAGCATTGTGACACTGGCGAAATTTTACGGCGTATCCGCTGATTATCTGCTGGGTCTGACCGAATCAAAAAATCACCCAAACGCAGACCTTGCGGAACTGCATTTGAGCGATGGAATGATAGAGCTACTCAAAAGTGGGAACATCAACACCCGGCTTCTTTGTGAAATGGCGGGGCACAAGGATTTTGTAAAACTATTGGCTTACATTGAGATTTATGTGGACGGGATTGCAAGTATGCAAGTGCAGAACCTGAACGCCTATGTTAATCTGGCGAGGGACACCATAGAAAAGAAATACCGCCCCGGCAAGCATGACCGCCATATCCGTATCTTGAACGCTACCCACATCAACGAGGACGAGTATTTCCGTCATACGGTTCATGACGATATGGACGGTATCATCAAAGACATAAAGGAAACCCACAGGCAAGACAGCACCAGCGCCCCGGAAACTGATTTTGTGCGAGAATTGAAGCAGGACATGGAGTTTGTTTCCAGCATTGAGGGGAGCGCACAGAAGAAACAGGCTGCCCTGTATTGCCGGCGGTTGGGGATTGACTATACCAAGCTGACTGATGTTGAATTTGAAGTGATGATGCGGGTGCTGCAAAAGTCCAAGCATTTGAAAAGTACGGGCAAGAAAAAGGGCAGGAAAAAACGGAAATGA
- a CDS encoding TfoX/Sxy family DNA transformation protein — protein sequence MATLSSMPNVGKVLEKNLNAIGVYTSQQLIQMGSKEAFFRIRIEVDDGACLHMLYGIQGAIENIRDTELSENTKQDLRAFYNSL from the coding sequence GTGGCAACGTTATCTTCAATGCCTAATGTGGGCAAGGTTTTAGAAAAAAATCTGAATGCGATAGGGGTTTATACATCACAGCAGCTTATACAGATGGGAAGCAAAGAAGCCTTTTTCCGCATCAGGATTGAGGTCGATGACGGGGCCTGTCTGCATATGCTTTATGGCATTCAGGGTGCAATTGAAAATATTAGGGATACCGAGCTTTCTGAAAATACAAAGCAGGACTTGAGGGCGTTTTATAATTCGCTGTAA
- a CDS encoding zinc ribbon domain-containing protein has protein sequence MKVCISCGMPMQEISDYPNGDVAKDYCVHCAHSDGSMQSFEEKKEAMANFIIKTQGFDEKAAREITESSMRKLPAWEKYFE, from the coding sequence ATGAAAGTATGTATATCTTGTGGGATGCCAATGCAGGAAATATCTGACTACCCCAACGGCGATGTAGCTAAAGATTACTGTGTGCATTGTGCCCACTCAGATGGTTCTATGCAGTCATTTGAAGAAAAGAAAGAGGCTATGGCTAATTTTATAATCAAAACACAGGGTTTTGATGAAAAAGCAGCTCGGGAGATAACTGAAAGTAGTATGAGAAAACTCCCGGCTTGGGAAAAATATTTTGAGTAG
- a CDS encoding TetR/AcrR family transcriptional regulator — MKSKRQLQKENTRNKIVETAYIVYSEQGFSATTATIAKEAGVSHGTIFVHFPSVDELLCAVIEDFGDSLGLELHTLAEKKCDIREFLRTHLNVLSKHENFYLRLITEKNLLPDETRISLVKLQSITAYHFSKIIEQDYERQGIKDIPIHLLFNTWMGLIHYYLQNKELFSPEDPLIDRYSEELTGMFLKLIGK; from the coding sequence GTGAAATCAAAAAGACAATTACAAAAAGAGAATACACGAAATAAGATTGTTGAAACAGCTTATATCGTGTATTCGGAACAAGGGTTTTCTGCAACAACTGCCACAATTGCAAAAGAAGCAGGCGTATCGCATGGCACGATCTTTGTGCATTTTCCATCAGTAGATGAGTTGCTATGTGCTGTTATAGAGGATTTTGGAGATAGTCTGGGGCTTGAGTTGCATACTTTGGCAGAAAAAAAGTGTGATATTAGAGAGTTTCTGAGAACACATTTGAATGTTTTATCGAAGCACGAAAACTTTTATCTTCGGTTAATAACCGAAAAAAATTTGTTGCCAGATGAAACAAGGATCAGCTTAGTAAAATTACAATCGATCACGGCCTATCACTTTAGTAAAATCATTGAACAAGATTATGAAAGGCAGGGGATCAAAGATATTCCAATACACCTACTGTTTAATACGTGGATGGGATTAATCCACTACTACTTACAGAACAAAGAGTTATTCTCACCAGAAGATCCCCTTATTGATAGATATAGTGAAGAACTGACCGGAATGTTTTTAAAATTAATTGGAAAATAG
- a CDS encoding ABC transporter substrate-binding protein → MKKITVLLLAAMLLLTPLTGCAQPENAGEGEALREINVVLDWYPNALHTFIYTAIERGYYKDEGLDVKIQFPANDNDALSLVAAGKAEIGVYYEHDVIQAVANQNIGVKSIGAVVQSPLNIILSLADKNIQKPADLDGKTVGYAGTALSEALVQTMMQASGADFSSVEMVNVGFELMSSMTTGNVDATIGCLVNHEVPQMEEEGFEVNHFMVNEYGIPNYYEAVFLAGNEMIEAEPEVLAGFLRASSKGFKDFQADREACLQILLDNQNEENFPLSPSVEGKSCQTLLPLMEAANAPFLSQTAENWETNIDWMYSAGLIQEKIGASQVMAEIHY, encoded by the coding sequence ATGAAAAAGATAACAGTGCTGCTTCTGGCAGCGATGCTGTTGCTAACCCCGCTGACTGGTTGTGCCCAGCCGGAAAACGCAGGAGAAGGGGAGGCGCTCCGGGAAATCAACGTAGTACTGGATTGGTACCCCAACGCCCTGCACACCTTTATATACACCGCAATTGAGCGTGGTTACTACAAGGATGAGGGCTTGGATGTGAAAATCCAGTTTCCTGCCAATGACAACGATGCTTTGTCACTGGTTGCTGCCGGAAAGGCGGAAATCGGCGTATACTATGAGCATGATGTTATTCAAGCAGTTGCAAACCAGAACATCGGCGTGAAGTCGATTGGTGCTGTGGTGCAGTCGCCCCTGAATATCATCCTGTCTCTGGCGGATAAGAACATCCAGAAGCCCGCAGACCTTGATGGCAAAACCGTGGGCTATGCCGGTACTGCGTTGAGCGAGGCGCTGGTACAGACCATGATGCAAGCCAGCGGTGCGGATTTTTCCAGCGTGGAGATGGTAAACGTAGGCTTTGAACTGATGAGCTCCATGACCACTGGCAATGTGGATGCCACCATTGGCTGCCTTGTGAACCACGAGGTTCCGCAGATGGAGGAAGAGGGCTTTGAAGTAAACCATTTTATGGTCAATGAATATGGCATCCCCAATTACTATGAGGCCGTATTTCTGGCCGGTAATGAAATGATTGAAGCCGAGCCGGAGGTACTGGCTGGCTTCCTGCGAGCCTCATCCAAAGGCTTTAAGGACTTTCAGGCGGATAGGGAGGCTTGCCTGCAAATCTTGCTGGACAATCAGAATGAGGAGAATTTCCCCTTGTCTCCCTCGGTGGAAGGGAAATCCTGCCAGACATTGCTGCCTTTGATGGAAGCTGCCAATGCCCCTTTTTTGAGCCAAACTGCTGAAAACTGGGAGACCAACATTGACTGGATGTATAGCGCTGGGCTCATTCAAGAGAAAATAGGAGCATCTCAGGTGATGGCAGAGATCCACTACTAG
- a CDS encoding ABC transporter permease, which translates to MRRSNRGNLPAAALALALLMLWQASAMSIDAAYILPSPLQVLRRLWELRQPLFGAHLSATMSVVGVGLAISVVLGLGLAVLMDGCPVAEKALYPLIIASQTIPVTALAPLFVLWFGYSLWSKVLVAVLMTFFPITITVFDGFRSVKSEMIELLFTFRASKRQIFWKLKLPAVLPYFFSAIKMAVPLSLIGAAIGEWLGAQRGLGYFSRRMMTQLDGAGVFAPILLLSVVAMLLVAIVSILEKRLITWRGQ; encoded by the coding sequence ATGAGACGATCCAACCGGGGGAATCTCCCCGCTGCCGCACTGGCGCTGGCACTGCTGATGCTCTGGCAGGCTTCTGCCATGAGCATTGATGCGGCCTATATTCTGCCAAGTCCCCTGCAGGTGCTTCGGCGGCTGTGGGAGCTGCGCCAACCTTTGTTTGGTGCACATCTGTCTGCAACCATGTCTGTGGTGGGTGTCGGCCTTGCGATTTCCGTTGTTTTGGGGCTGGGGCTTGCTGTCCTTATGGATGGATGCCCTGTTGCAGAAAAGGCGTTATACCCACTGATTATCGCATCGCAGACTATACCTGTTACGGCGTTGGCTCCGCTTTTTGTTCTGTGGTTTGGCTATAGCCTGTGGAGCAAGGTTCTGGTGGCGGTGCTGATGACATTTTTCCCCATCACCATCACGGTGTTTGATGGATTCCGGTCGGTAAAGTCCGAGATGATTGAGCTGCTTTTTACATTTAGAGCCAGCAAGCGGCAGATTTTCTGGAAGCTAAAGCTCCCGGCTGTATTGCCCTACTTTTTCTCCGCCATCAAAATGGCGGTGCCCTTGTCTCTCATCGGAGCGGCAATCGGAGAGTGGCTGGGTGCTCAGAGGGGGCTTGGCTATTTCAGCCGCCGTATGATGACACAGCTGGATGGAGCCGGTGTCTTTGCACCCATCTTACTGCTGTCTGTGGTAGCCATGCTCCTTGTGGCCATTGTAAGCATCCTTGAAAAACGCCTCATAACCTGGCGTGGCCAATAA
- a CDS encoding ABC transporter ATP-binding protein: MLTFKDVAFQYKAEDFSIIDDLSFHVEKGEFVSIVGPSGCGKSTVFRLVNQLLEPKSGEILVDGTNIGSQKHYCGYMPQQDMLFPWRSVAENVRLPLEIQGGFSDSEMDLRVRQALAAVGLEDWSKKSPKELSGGMRQRAAFARTVLTGSSLLLLDEPFSALDYLTRLTMREWLLRQWERERKTILFITHDVEEALFLSGRVLVAEGTPITQLRSFQVPAEYPRTPQTLRQPEILALKEQLIAMLRRDNL, translated from the coding sequence ATGCTGACCTTTAAAGACGTAGCTTTTCAATATAAGGCGGAGGATTTCTCCATCATTGATGACCTCTCCTTTCATGTGGAGAAGGGGGAGTTCGTATCCATTGTGGGTCCCTCCGGTTGTGGGAAAAGCACTGTTTTTCGTCTGGTGAACCAGCTGCTGGAGCCCAAAAGCGGCGAGATACTGGTGGACGGAACGAATATTGGAAGCCAGAAGCATTACTGCGGCTATATGCCTCAGCAGGATATGTTGTTTCCTTGGCGTTCCGTGGCGGAAAATGTGCGGCTGCCGTTGGAGATTCAAGGTGGCTTTTCCGATTCGGAAATGGATTTGCGTGTCAGGCAGGCACTAGCCGCTGTTGGCTTGGAGGACTGGAGCAAAAAATCTCCAAAAGAGCTCTCCGGCGGTATGCGCCAGCGGGCTGCCTTTGCCCGGACGGTACTCACCGGCTCCAGCCTTCTGTTGCTGGATGAACCATTTTCTGCTCTGGATTACCTGACCCGCCTAACCATGCGGGAGTGGCTGCTCCGGCAATGGGAGCGAGAACGCAAAACAATTTTGTTTATTACCCATGATGTTGAGGAAGCTCTATTCCTTTCCGGTCGGGTATTGGTGGCGGAGGGAACACCCATTACCCAACTGCGCTCTTTCCAAGTCCCCGCCGAATATCCCCGGACGCCGCAAACCCTACGACAGCCCGAAATACTGGCACTAAAGGAACAATTGATCGCCATGCTGCGGAGGGATAATCTATGA
- the tenA gene encoding thiaminase II — MNMQATRRLLDASKEIWEGYHTHPFVQGIANGTLDRETFQYYMVQDYLYLIDYAKVFTIGVAKAQDIGAMRLFASYVSQILDGEMDIHKGYMQRLGISLKDAEQTPVALDNLSYTSYMLRVAYEEGPGEIAGVILSCALSYEVIAKEMMKAYPACGDHPFYGEWIHGYADPGYAQANQNLIDLLERLTANYSEAQMRRLEEIFITCSRYEGAFWDMAWKMSV; from the coding sequence ATGAATATGCAAGCAACGAGACGTCTGTTGGACGCCTCGAAAGAAATATGGGAGGGCTACCATACCCACCCTTTTGTTCAGGGGATCGCCAACGGTACCCTGGATCGTGAGACGTTTCAATATTACATGGTGCAGGACTATCTGTACTTGATTGACTATGCCAAGGTATTCACCATTGGTGTGGCCAAGGCACAAGATATAGGAGCCATGCGCCTGTTTGCAAGCTATGTATCCCAGATTCTTGATGGCGAAATGGATATTCATAAAGGCTATATGCAGCGGCTTGGCATCTCTCTAAAGGATGCGGAGCAGACTCCCGTGGCTCTGGATAACCTCTCGTATACTTCCTACATGCTTCGGGTGGCCTACGAAGAAGGCCCGGGGGAGATTGCCGGGGTTATCCTTTCCTGTGCGCTGAGCTACGAGGTCATTGCCAAAGAGATGATGAAAGCGTATCCTGCCTGTGGCGATCATCCCTTTTATGGCGAGTGGATACATGGCTATGCGGACCCTGGCTATGCGCAGGCGAACCAGAACTTAATTGATCTGCTTGAGCGGCTGACAGCGAACTATTCCGAAGCACAAATGCGGCGGCTGGAAGAAATTTTCATCACATGCTCCCGGTACGAAGGTGCTTTCTGGGATATGGCATGGAAAATGAGCGTGTAA
- the thiD gene encoding bifunctional hydroxymethylpyrimidine kinase/phosphomethylpyrimidine kinase translates to MRTALSIAGTDPSGGAGIQADIKTMTANGVYAMSAITALVAQNTTGVQGILEVPLAFLAQQIDSVFSDIRPDAVKIGMVSSVELIMVIAQKLRQYEVVNIVVDPVMVTTSGSRLISEDAIVTLKQHLLPLATVLTPNIPEAEVLSGMKVKSAEDMLTAAQYISETYHCAALCKGGHQVSDANDLLYQDGDYRWFYGKRINNPNTHGTGCTLSSAIASNLAKGYDLETAVERAKAYISGALGAMLDLGTGSGPMNHAFAITGEFTKEAKE, encoded by the coding sequence ATGAGAACAGCATTATCAATCGCTGGAACCGATCCCAGCGGAGGCGCCGGTATTCAGGCAGATATCAAAACTATGACGGCCAACGGCGTATATGCCATGAGTGCCATCACCGCTTTGGTTGCGCAGAACACTACCGGCGTTCAGGGGATTTTAGAGGTTCCCCTAGCATTTCTTGCCCAACAGATCGACAGCGTTTTTTCCGATATCCGCCCTGATGCGGTGAAGATCGGCATGGTATCCTCTGTGGAGCTTATCATGGTAATTGCGCAAAAGCTAAGGCAGTATGAGGTGGTCAACATTGTGGTGGACCCAGTGATGGTGACTACCAGCGGATCAAGACTTATCAGTGAGGATGCTATAGTCACACTAAAGCAACACTTGCTGCCTCTGGCTACTGTGCTGACGCCGAATATCCCGGAGGCGGAAGTCCTCTCTGGCATGAAGGTAAAAAGTGCAGAAGATATGCTGACCGCCGCCCAATATATTAGTGAGACCTATCACTGCGCCGCGCTGTGCAAGGGCGGGCACCAAGTGAGCGATGCCAACGATCTGCTGTATCAGGATGGAGATTACCGATGGTTTTACGGAAAACGGATCAACAATCCCAATACTCACGGAACTGGCTGCACCCTATCCAGCGCTATTGCCTCGAACTTGGCAAAGGGCTACGATTTGGAAACAGCTGTGGAGCGTGCTAAGGCTTATATCTCCGGGGCACTGGGGGCCATGCTGGATTTGGGCACAGGCTCCGGGCCTATGAACCACGCTTTCGCTATCACTGGCGAGTTTACTAAGGAGGCGAAGGAATGA
- a CDS encoding HAD family phosphatase, which yields MHKPFAIFDMDGTLIDSMQLWRSLGQEYLESKGITEGLESIREEMRPLTMSESAALFVARFGLLVSPQAAADEMNHIMDAHYRKDIPLKPGVREHLERLRQAGVRMCVASATAQHLMEVCLQRLGVLSYFEFVLSCESMGTSKREPDIYLEAASRLGTLPSEMAVYEDALYAIETAKKANFYVVAVYDTEEDDHWDQICRLADETITFH from the coding sequence ATGCATAAACCCTTTGCCATTTTTGACATGGACGGTACACTGATTGACTCGATGCAGCTGTGGAGAAGCCTCGGGCAGGAATATCTGGAATCCAAGGGCATCACGGAAGGCTTGGAGAGCATTCGGGAGGAAATGCGGCCGCTGACAATGAGCGAGTCTGCGGCGCTGTTTGTGGCCCGCTTTGGTCTCCTGGTGTCACCCCAGGCTGCTGCAGATGAGATGAATCACATCATGGATGCCCATTACCGCAAGGATATCCCTTTAAAGCCGGGGGTGAGAGAACACCTTGAGCGGCTCAGGCAAGCGGGGGTTCGGATGTGCGTGGCTTCTGCCACTGCACAGCATCTTATGGAGGTCTGTTTGCAACGCTTAGGGGTGCTTTCCTATTTTGAGTTTGTGCTTTCCTGCGAAAGCATGGGAACCAGCAAGAGGGAGCCGGACATTTATCTGGAGGCAGCAAGTCGGTTGGGTACGCTTCCCAGCGAAATGGCTGTATATGAGGATGCCCTCTATGCCATCGAAACCGCTAAGAAAGCCAATTTTTATGTGGTAGCTGTATACGACACCGAAGAGGACGACCACTGGGATCAAATCTGCCGTTTGGCGGATGAAACCATTACATTCCACTGA